A DNA window from Capnocytophaga sp. ARDL2 contains the following coding sequences:
- a CDS encoding ABC-F family ATP-binding cassette domain-containing protein, giving the protein MITINDIAVQFGATTLFSGVNFAINENDKIALMGKNGAGKSTLLKIVAGINKPTSGSVAAPKDAIIAYLPQHLFTEDKHTVREEAAKAFDEVFSMKKEIDEINEQLVSRTDYESDDYMKLIERVSELSEKFYSIEEVNYESEVEKVLKGMGFTQEDLDRPTSSFSGGWRMRIELAKILLKKPDLILLDEPTNHLDIESIQWLEDFLINSAKAVMVISHDRAFVDNITNRTIEVTMGRIYDYKARYSDYLVLRQERREQQQKQYEEQQKMIAETKEFIERFKGTYSKTLQVQSRVKMLEKLEIIQVDEIDTSALKLRFPPAARSGQYPVIVKDLCKSYGDHIVFKDANMVIERGQKVALVGKNGEGKSTMIKAIMGEIDYDGTVEIGHNAKIGYFAQNQASLLDENITIFETIDRIAEGDIRTQIKNILGAFMFSGEDIDKKVKVLSGGEKTRLAMIKLLLEPYNVLILDEPTNHLDMKTKDIIKKALKEFEGTVILVSHDRDFLDGLAEKVFEFGNKRVKEHFEDIQGFLALKKMESLKEIEK; this is encoded by the coding sequence ATGATTACAATTAACGATATAGCCGTGCAATTTGGTGCAACTACCCTATTTAGTGGAGTCAATTTCGCCATAAATGAAAACGATAAAATCGCCTTGATGGGGAAGAATGGTGCGGGAAAATCAACTTTACTCAAAATTGTAGCGGGTATCAATAAACCAACTTCTGGAAGTGTTGCTGCTCCAAAAGATGCAATCATTGCTTACTTGCCACAGCATTTGTTTACTGAAGACAAACATACCGTGCGAGAAGAGGCGGCAAAAGCGTTTGACGAAGTGTTTTCGATGAAAAAAGAAATCGATGAAATCAACGAGCAGTTGGTGAGTCGTACGGATTACGAAAGTGACGATTATATGAAACTCATCGAACGCGTTTCGGAATTAAGCGAAAAATTTTACTCTATTGAAGAAGTAAATTACGAATCCGAAGTTGAAAAAGTTTTGAAGGGAATGGGATTTACACAAGAAGACCTCGATCGTCCTACTTCATCCTTTTCAGGTGGTTGGCGTATGCGTATCGAATTAGCGAAAATCCTTTTGAAAAAGCCCGATTTGATTTTGTTGGACGAACCTACTAATCACTTAGACATCGAATCAATTCAATGGTTGGAAGATTTTCTGATTAATTCTGCCAAAGCTGTAATGGTAATTTCGCACGATCGAGCATTTGTAGATAATATCACCAACCGAACGATAGAGGTTACGATGGGACGCATTTACGATTACAAAGCTAGGTATTCTGACTATTTGGTTTTGAGACAAGAACGACGCGAACAGCAACAAAAACAATACGAGGAGCAACAAAAAATGATTGCCGAAACCAAGGAGTTTATCGAGCGATTCAAAGGAACTTATTCCAAAACTTTACAGGTGCAATCTCGTGTAAAAATGTTGGAAAAATTAGAAATAATTCAGGTGGATGAAATTGATACTTCTGCCTTGAAATTGCGTTTTCCACCTGCTGCTCGTTCGGGACAATATCCTGTAATTGTAAAAGATTTGTGCAAATCTTATGGCGACCACATCGTATTTAAAGATGCCAATATGGTCATCGAAAGAGGTCAAAAAGTAGCCTTGGTTGGAAAAAATGGTGAGGGTAAATCTACGATGATAAAGGCCATTATGGGCGAAATCGATTACGACGGAACTGTGGAAATCGGACACAACGCCAAAATTGGTTATTTTGCTCAAAATCAAGCGTCTTTATTGGATGAAAACATCACGATTTTTGAAACCATTGACCGCATTGCCGAAGGTGATATTCGCACTCAAATCAAAAATATTTTGGGAGCCTTTATGTTTTCTGGCGAAGACATCGACAAAAAAGTAAAAGTACTTTCGGGTGGAGAAAAAACGCGTTTAGCGATGATTAAATTGTTGTTAGAACCCTACAATGTGTTGATTCTCGATGAGCCTACCAACCACTTGGATATGAAGACTAAAGATATTATTAAAAAGGCATTGAAAGAATTTGAAGGAACGGTAATTTTAGTTTCACACGACCGTGATTTCCTAGATGGTCTGGCAGAAAAAGTTTTTGAATTTGGAAACAAACGAGTAAAAGAACATTTTGAAGATATTCAAGGATTTTTGGCATTGAAAAAAATGGAATCTTTAAAGGAAATTGAAAAATAA
- a CDS encoding DUF3841 domain-containing protein → MKDGIIYGDLEYIKPYWEDDDKMLEGYGWLLEKMKEKLGKSPISNGYPIWAWY, encoded by the coding sequence ATGAAAGACGGAATAATCTATGGTGATTTAGAATATATAAAACCTTATTGGGAAGATGATGATAAAATGTTAGAAGGTTATGGTTGGTTGCTTGAAAAAATGAAAGAAAAATTAGGCAAAAGTCCTATTTCTAATGGTTATCCTATTTGGGCATGGTATTAA